One region of Natronolimnobius baerhuensis genomic DNA includes:
- a CDS encoding RNA-guided endonuclease InsQ/TnpB family protein, which yields MEDVIRTVKVKLDVPTERCDDLHQTKDQFLHCANTTADWAWRYPHDYCITSKQSAEKALYDRLRSETELTANLVQKGIRRAIEATKSGVARLKDGDKTSQPHFDTWSVVYDKRSATFHRDHVSLSTVNGRVECDYVIPTEPEGTPIGEYLLNEDYEFRMSTLQYDRSSESFYLHARMRRLERDEREKSTASSDTKHRTVLGVDLNVDGSLAVTSTGVFIGNADEMNHRRRAFEKTRGSMQQTGTRSAHLSIQSMKDREHRWMQDELHRASNQILEEARDHGCTHIAFENLTGIRDRMASAKRFHAWTFRRLYHYVEYKAEMFGIGVEQVSPAYTSQRCSSCGFTHESNRQSKHQFVCQKCEYELNADYNASKNIARKLLKKLHSRQKSSSGGAPCQCALTSGTLNLNGDYTASVNSTAEGESTDKPTTSVVGY from the coding sequence ATGGAGGACGTGATTCGCACCGTCAAAGTCAAACTCGATGTCCCTACAGAGCGGTGCGACGACCTCCATCAGACCAAAGACCAGTTCCTCCACTGTGCCAATACGACGGCAGACTGGGCGTGGAGATACCCGCACGACTACTGTATAACCTCGAAACAGAGTGCTGAGAAAGCCCTCTACGACAGACTTCGTAGTGAGACGGAGTTGACCGCGAATCTCGTGCAGAAAGGGATTCGACGCGCTATAGAGGCCACAAAAAGCGGTGTCGCTCGCCTCAAGGACGGCGACAAGACGAGTCAACCACACTTCGACACGTGGAGTGTTGTCTACGACAAACGAAGCGCGACGTTCCACCGCGATCACGTCTCTCTGTCCACAGTGAATGGCCGTGTCGAGTGCGACTACGTGATTCCCACCGAACCAGAGGGAACACCAATTGGTGAGTATCTGCTGAACGAGGACTACGAGTTCCGTATGTCCACATTGCAGTACGACCGTTCCTCAGAGTCATTTTATCTCCATGCACGGATGCGCCGACTCGAACGTGACGAACGAGAGAAGTCCACGGCTTCTTCTGATACCAAGCACAGAACAGTCCTTGGCGTTGACCTAAACGTGGACGGTTCGCTCGCCGTGACTTCGACAGGCGTGTTCATCGGAAACGCTGACGAGATGAATCATCGGCGCCGAGCGTTCGAGAAGACTCGTGGGTCAATGCAACAGACTGGGACGCGGTCGGCACACCTGTCGATTCAATCGATGAAAGACCGCGAACACCGCTGGATGCAAGACGAACTCCATCGCGCTTCGAACCAGATTCTCGAAGAAGCCCGTGACCACGGTTGTACGCACATTGCGTTCGAGAACCTGACCGGGATTCGTGACCGGATGGCGAGTGCAAAACGCTTCCATGCATGGACGTTCCGGCGCTTGTACCACTACGTCGAATACAAAGCCGAGATGTTCGGGATCGGGGTCGAACAGGTGAGTCCGGCGTACACGAGTCAGCGGTGTTCGTCGTGCGGGTTTACCCACGAGTCTAATCGGCAGTCAAAACACCAGTTCGTGTGTCAGAAGTGCGAGTACGAACTGAACGCAGATTATAATGCGAGCAAAAACATTGCTCGCAAACTTCTCAAGAAACTCCACTCGAGGCAGAAGTCTTCGAGTGGAGGCGCACCCTGTCAGTGTGCGCTAACATCAGGGACGCTGAACCTGAACGGCGATTACACCGCCTCCGTCAATTCGACGGCAGAAGGGGAGTCCACTGACAAGCCCACGACTTCAGTCGTGGGTTACTGA
- a CDS encoding MBL fold metallo-hydrolase, protein MSQHDDGPGLHTLPFTVDHGGHELTVTPTLVESERGLVLIDVGPEGAVDSLRMHVRSLGYELTDIWLVVLTHHDADHAGGLAELLAQTDAAVATHPAEAPYVTGERDPIKGGDGERYPPVDVDLELTDGSRIPTLAGPMEILETPGHSPGHVSLYFPESALLLAGDALVADRDDESLSGPKPEFTPDMDRALESVAELANLEIDHVVCYHGGYVESGSVRIKEIAEHSREE, encoded by the coding sequence ATGTCACAGCACGACGACGGACCCGGACTGCATACGCTTCCGTTCACGGTCGACCACGGCGGCCACGAACTCACGGTGACGCCGACGCTTGTCGAGAGCGAACGCGGCCTCGTCTTGATCGACGTCGGACCCGAGGGCGCGGTCGACTCCCTCCGGATGCATGTGCGAAGTCTCGGCTACGAACTCACAGACATCTGGCTCGTTGTTCTCACCCACCACGACGCCGACCACGCGGGCGGCCTTGCCGAACTGCTCGCACAGACTGACGCGGCCGTCGCGACCCATCCCGCTGAAGCGCCGTACGTTACCGGCGAGCGCGATCCGATCAAGGGCGGCGACGGAGAGCGGTATCCGCCCGTCGACGTCGATCTCGAGCTGACGGACGGGAGTCGGATTCCGACGCTCGCGGGGCCGATGGAGATTCTCGAGACGCCGGGTCACTCGCCCGGTCACGTCTCACTGTACTTCCCCGAGAGCGCTCTGCTCCTCGCTGGTGATGCACTGGTTGCAGACAGGGACGACGAGTCGCTTTCAGGTCCAAAGCCCGAGTTCACGCCCGATATGGACCGCGCACTCGAGTCCGTCGCCGAACTTGCGAATCTCGAGATCGACCACGTCGTCTGCTATCACGGCGGCTACGTCGAGTCGGGGTCTGTCCGGATCAAGGAGATTGCCGAACACTCGAGAGAGGAGTAA
- a CDS encoding cystathionine gamma-synthase has translation MDDEPASPDGDARGDDYRFETRSIHAGQEPDPDTGALMTPIHANSTYEQDAPGEHRGYEYSRTGNPTRTDLETNLAALENADYGRAFASGMASINTVLNLLESGDHVVTGNDVYGGTHRLFTQVYEEYDLEFSFVDMTDLEAIESAFQENTELLWLETPTNPLLSIVDIEGAAEIAHAHDALCAIDNTFATPYLQQPLELGADIVSHSLTKYLGGHSDVVGGALLTNDEDLDEQFGFYQNAVGATPGPFESFLVLRGTKTLPVRMDRHCENANQIAAWLEDHPHVDRVYYPGLESHPGHDIAAKQMHDFGGMLSFELDASLEEASEVVSATEVFTLAESLGGVESLIEQPAPMTHAAIPREERLEAGLSDSLIRVSVGIEHVDDLIEDLAQAFEAVLE, from the coding sequence ATGGACGACGAGCCTGCCAGCCCAGACGGGGACGCTCGAGGCGACGACTATCGGTTTGAAACCCGCTCGATTCACGCTGGACAGGAACCAGACCCGGATACGGGCGCGCTGATGACGCCGATTCACGCGAACTCGACGTATGAACAGGACGCGCCGGGCGAACACCGCGGCTATGAGTACTCCCGGACTGGAAACCCCACGCGGACCGACCTCGAGACCAATCTCGCCGCCCTCGAGAACGCCGACTACGGTCGCGCGTTCGCGTCGGGCATGGCCTCGATAAACACCGTGCTCAACCTGCTCGAGTCAGGCGATCACGTCGTCACCGGCAACGACGTCTACGGCGGCACCCATCGCCTGTTCACGCAGGTGTACGAGGAGTACGACCTCGAGTTTTCGTTCGTGGATATGACCGACCTCGAGGCCATCGAGTCGGCCTTCCAGGAGAATACCGAACTGCTCTGGCTCGAGACGCCGACGAATCCGCTGCTGTCGATTGTGGATATCGAGGGCGCAGCCGAGATCGCCCACGCACACGACGCGCTGTGTGCGATTGATAACACGTTCGCGACGCCATATCTTCAGCAACCGCTCGAGTTGGGCGCGGATATCGTCTCGCACTCACTGACGAAGTACCTCGGTGGCCACTCCGACGTAGTCGGTGGCGCACTGCTGACGAACGACGAGGATCTCGACGAGCAGTTTGGCTTCTACCAGAACGCCGTGGGCGCGACGCCCGGCCCCTTCGAAAGCTTTCTCGTTCTCCGCGGGACGAAGACGCTCCCTGTGCGGATGGACCGCCACTGTGAGAACGCGAACCAGATCGCAGCGTGGCTCGAGGATCATCCCCATGTCGACCGGGTGTACTATCCCGGCCTCGAGAGCCACCCCGGCCACGACATCGCCGCCAAGCAGATGCACGACTTCGGTGGCATGCTCAGTTTCGAACTTGACGCGAGTCTCGAGGAAGCAAGCGAGGTCGTCTCCGCAACTGAGGTGTTCACGCTCGCGGAGAGCCTCGGCGGCGTCGAGAGCCTAATCGAACAGCCCGCGCCGATGACCCACGCCGCGATTCCCCGCGAGGAGCGACTCGAGGCCGGCCTCTCCGATAGCCTGATCCGCGTCTCGGTGGGAATTGAGCACGTCGACGACCTGATTGAGGATTTAGCACAGGCGTTCGAGGCCGTACTCGAGTAG
- a CDS encoding rubrerythrin-like domain-containing protein, which yields MPHDQDIEGDTSEISSAYECMQCGKIVTARTNPGECEECGGDFQNRAKSVE from the coding sequence ATGCCGCACGATCAAGATATCGAAGGCGACACCTCGGAGATTTCGTCCGCCTACGAATGCATGCAATGTGGCAAAATCGTCACCGCCCGGACGAATCCTGGCGAGTGCGAAGAGTGTGGCGGAGACTTCCAGAACCGGGCGAAATCAGTCGAATAA
- a CDS encoding 50S ribosomal protein L21e, which produces MPNSNGPRQGTRRKLSNSPRDRGSSPPQRAIQEYEEGEKVHLKIDPSVHDGRFHPRFDGLTGEVAGKQGDAFKVDITDGGKDKTLIVTAAHMRAQDRAEDRV; this is translated from the coding sequence ATGCCGAACTCTAATGGCCCACGCCAAGGAACCCGACGAAAGCTGTCAAATTCCCCTCGAGACCGCGGTTCCTCGCCACCACAGCGCGCGATTCAGGAGTACGAAGAAGGAGAGAAGGTCCACCTCAAGATCGACCCAAGCGTTCACGATGGTCGATTCCACCCACGATTCGACGGCCTCACCGGCGAAGTCGCCGGCAAACAAGGCGACGCGTTCAAAGTCGATATCACCGACGGCGGTAAAGACAAGACGCTGATCGTCACCGCCGCTCACATGCGCGCACAGGACCGCGCCGAAGATCGGGTCTAA
- a CDS encoding RNA polymerase Rpb4 family protein, with product MTIFKEIVDEEFLTVSETKELLADIEAERALDEERELPYELARAIEHANRFTVLEPEEAQQLVADLQDLEKVDEATAYKIVNLLPRNRDELRSVYAQQRYTLSGDELDDILNVVAKYA from the coding sequence ATGACGATCTTCAAAGAGATCGTCGACGAGGAGTTCCTTACCGTCTCGGAAACGAAGGAGCTACTCGCCGACATCGAAGCCGAACGCGCACTGGACGAAGAGCGCGAGCTGCCGTACGAACTCGCGCGAGCAATCGAACACGCAAACCGCTTTACCGTCCTCGAGCCCGAGGAGGCCCAGCAACTCGTTGCGGACCTACAGGACCTCGAGAAAGTCGACGAGGCGACAGCGTACAAGATTGTCAACCTCCTGCCACGAAATCGAGACGAACTCCGATCCGTGTACGCCCAGCAACGCTACACGCTCTCGGGTGACGAACTCGATGACATTCTCAACGTCGTCGCGAAGTACGCCTGA